The following proteins are co-located in the Phragmites australis chromosome 10, lpPhrAust1.1, whole genome shotgun sequence genome:
- the LOC133883403 gene encoding alpha-1,3-arabinosyltransferase XAT2-like, producing the protein MKGRLECRKYGSRAAALWLMLPLLVLVVLKIDFLPQVARFSETRFTKVADEMVHKVSSLGLDVAKSEAAEDSIVRPPPSAASRGEITGNVVASKDPNQQNQVLRANRPKDSSLINSHMATRISKLTCNFSNYHTNTCTMEGDLRIHGKSATVYVVSASTFRPENSTIKVRPYARKWEKETMSKIREVTMRSSPPAANTIVPPQCTVRHYVPAVVFSTGAYSTNYFHSMSDIIVPLYITAREYNGRVQLLATDYDSKWVAKYRPILAALSIYPVIDFDADTAVRCFPSAHVGLESHKILGIDPGLSRNGYTTMGFRDFLRWTYSLQRSWATPISRSSGQKPRLVMVLRRHSRALTNEADAIASMTDLGFDVVAAGPEDVRDMDRIAGVVNSCDVMVGVHGAGLTNMVFLPHNGTIVQIIPWGGMKWPCWYDFGQPVPDMGLRYVEYEAIADETTLKHKYPRDHPVFTDPMSIHRKGFRDVWKTFLDGQNVTLDIDRFRGVMQQVYLSITTE; encoded by the exons ATGAAGGGGAGGCTCGAGTGTAGGAAGTATGGCAGCAGAGCGGCGGCACTGTGGCTCATGCTGCCCCTTCTTGTTCTCGTTGTGCTCAAGATCGATTTCCTGCCACAGGTTGCTCGCT TTAGTGAGACCAGATTTACCAAAGTCGCAGACGAAATGGTTCACAAGGTTTCATCCTTAG GTTTGGACGTAGCGAAGTCAGAAGCTGCAGAAG ATTCGATTGTCAGGCCACCACCTTCTGCAGCATCAAGAGGCGAGATAACCGGCAACGTCGTTGCGTCTAAAG ATCCCAACCAACAAAACCAAGTTCTTCGAGCGAACAGGCCAAAAGATAGTTCTCTAATTAATTCAC ACATGGCAACACGAATCAGCAAGTTAACCTGCAACTTCAGCAATTATCACACGAACACCTGCACAATGGAAGGAGACTTGCGCATCCATGGAAAATCCGCCACAGTCTATGTCGTATCAGCATCCACGTTCCGTCCAGAAAATTCGACGATCAAGGTCCGCCCATACGCACGAAAGTGGGAAAAAGAAACCATGTCCAAGATTCGGGAGGTGACCATGCGATCCAGTCCGCCAGCCGCCAACACCATTGTCCCACCCCAGTGCACGGTTAGGCACTATGTGCCAGCGGTGGTCTTCTCTACCGGTGCCTACAGTACAAACTACTTCCACTCCATGAGCGACATCATCGTTCCACTCTACATCACGGCCCGTGAGTACAACGGCCGTGTCCAGTTACTTGCTACTGACTATGACTCCAAATGGGTTGCCAAGTACAGGCCGATCCTGGCCGCACTATCCATCTACCCAGTCATAGACTTTGACGCCGACACCGCCGTGCGCTGCTTCCCATCGGCGCATGTGGGGTTGGAGAGTCACAAGATACTTGGCATTGACCCAGGTCTATCACGCAACGGTTATACTACGATGGGCTTCAGAGACTTCCTTCGGTGGACCTACTCGCTGCAGCGGTCATGGGCGACCCCCATAAGCAGGAGCTCTGGACAGAAACCTCGGCTCGTCATGGTTCTGCGGCGCCACTCAAGGGCACTGACAAACGAAGCCGACGCCATCGCTTCCATGACAGATCTCGGCTTCGATGTGGTTGCTGCGGGACCAGAGGATGTCCGTGACATGGACCGGATCGCGGGGGTGGTGAACTCATGCGACGTGATGGTGGGCGTGCACGGCGCTGGGCTGACCAACATGGTGTTCCTGCCTCACAACGGCACGATAGTGCAGATTATCCCGTGGGGCGGGATGAAGTGGCCGTGCTGGTATGACTTCGGCCAACCGGTGCCGGACATGGGGCTCCGGTATGTCGAGTACGAGGCGATAGCGGATGAGACCACGCTAAAGCACAAGTACCCAAGGGACCACCCCGTGTTTACCGACCCAATGTCCATACACCGTAAGGGATTTCGTGACGTTTGGAAGACCTTCCTTGACGGCCAGAACGTCACGCTGGACATCGACCGGTTCAGAGGGGTCATGCAGCAAGTGTACCTGTCCATCACGACGGAATAG